AAGTAAATGTAGCCATCTGATGATAGCAGTTGAGCGCCTGCTCAATAATATTCAATGACAAAACCGCTCCTGTTCCCTCGCCAAGACGCATTCCCAGATCAAGAATCGCGCTCACATTCATCTCTGATAGAGCCTTTTTGTGGTACTGTTCATCTGAGGCGTGTCCAAACAGAAGATAATCGGAAACATGGGGATGCATCCGGCAGGCACAGAGTGCTGCGGCAGTAGCAATGAATCCGTCAACAACGACAGGAACCTGTTTTAACGCACACCCGATGATAAATCCGGTCATCCCGGCGATTTCAAATCCCCCCACCCTCCTGAGGGCATCAAACGGGGTCCTGTCCCATTGTGTTCTGTGAAGTTTTACGCTTTCAGAGATGATTCTTTTCTTCTTCTCCAGCAGCTCAAAAGATGCCCCGGTACCTCTTCCCACAGTAGTATCAGGATCGATATCGAGAAGCATTGAGTAAAGAGCAGAGGCTGATGAAGTATTGCCGATTCCCATTTCACCAATGGCACAGATATCAGCAGTGGTTTCACAGCCCAGATCAAATCCGGCATCAAGCGCCATGGCACATTCCTGAATTGACATGGCTGGTCCGTGCCGGAAATTACCTGTCCCCTTTCCGGCAGATCTTGATATAAGTAAAGGATGACTCTCGAAGGTTCCTGCTACCCCCATATCTACGACATGATAATCTATGCCGGCATTTTTACACATCACTGTCACTGCAGCCCCACCGGCAAGCATGTTTTTTACCATCTGAACAGTCACTTCCATGGGATATGGAGTGATTCCTTCAGCGGTGATTCCATGGTCACCAGCAAAAACATAGAGTTCCCTGCTTCTTATACGGGCATCCGGCGTACCCTTGATCAGACAGAATGTGGCAGCGATTTCCTCCAGACGTCCAAGACTCCCCGGGGGTTTTGTAAGACTTAAAAGCCTTTGCTCAATCTGACTGAACAGTTCCGGGTTTTCAATTGGTTTTATTACTGCTTCTGAAAACTTCATCTGTTAACCCCTTCCATTGTTTTTCTTGATAGGTACAGCAATTCCTGCAACACACAGATAGACCTCATCTGCTTCACGTGCGAAACGCTGGTTCAATTTACCTATAATATCGCGGTAACGTCTTGTCTGCGGATCAGGAGGTACTATCCCCCAGCCCACCTCATTTGAAACCACAAAAAGAGCACCACGGGATCTCTGCCGCCACTCCCTGACAGCAGAGAGAAGATCCTCTGCAGCAGCATTCATGCTGTCCTCATCACCCGATGACTTATGCCAGACA
The sequence above is drawn from the Fibrobacter sp. genome and encodes:
- the cobT gene encoding nicotinate-nucleotide--dimethylbenzimidazole phosphoribosyltransferase; protein product: MKFSEAVIKPIENPELFSQIEQRLLSLTKPPGSLGRLEEIAATFCLIKGTPDARIRSRELYVFAGDHGITAEGITPYPMEVTVQMVKNMLAGGAAVTVMCKNAGIDYHVVDMGVAGTFESHPLLISRSAGKGTGNFRHGPAMSIQECAMALDAGFDLGCETTADICAIGEMGIGNTSSASALYSMLLDIDPDTTVGRGTGASFELLEKKKRIISESVKLHRTQWDRTPFDALRRVGGFEIAGMTGFIIGCALKQVPVVVDGFIATAAALCACRMHPHVSDYLLFGHASDEQYHKKALSEMNVSAILDLGMRLGEGTGAVLSLNIIEQALNCYHQMATFT
- the cobU gene encoding bifunctional adenosylcobinamide kinase/adenosylcobinamide-phosphate guanylyltransferase — translated: MGTLTLVTGGVRSGKSSWALQQGNLLSASEKVFIATAEPFDQEMCKRITDHRLERGEDWKTVEAPLRPGDAVRGVGNDSVVIIDCCTVWIGNVWHKSSGDEDSMNAAAEDLLSAVREWRQRSRGALFVVSNEVGWGIVPPDPQTRRYRDIIGKLNQRFAREADEVYLCVAGIAVPIKKNNGRG